The Nitrospira sp. CR1.1 sequence TGACGGTCGTGGATAACGGACGCGGTATTCCCACCGGGATGCACTCCACGCAAAAAAAATCCGCTGCGGAAGTGGCCCTCACCGTCCTGCATGCGGGCGGGAAATTCGAGCAGGGCGCCTATACGGTGTCCGGTGGCTTGCATGGTGTCGGCATCTCGGTCGTCAACGCTCTATCGGAATGGCTGGAGCTGGAAATCTGGCAGGACGGCCAGGTGTTCGAGCAACGCTACGAGCGTGGGAAACCCCAGGCGCCGCTGGCTGTCACGGGTAAAACCAAACGCCGCGGCACGAAGGTGCGCTTCAAGCCTGACGGCCAGATATTCGAAACCCTGGAATTCAGCTTCGATGTCCTGGCGCAGCGGCTCCGGGAGCTGGCTTTCCTCAACAAAGGATTGGCGATCACCCTCAAGGACGATCGCAAGGAAAAGGAACAGGTCTTCCATTACAAGGGCGGCATTGTCTCCTTCGTCGATCACCTCAACGAAGCCAAGACTCCGCTGCATAAGCCGATTTACGTGCAGACGGAACGGGCGGACCTCATTCTAGAAATTGCGTTGCAATACAACGACGGGTACGCCGAGAACCTCTTTTCCTTCGCGAACAACATCAACACCAAAGAGGGCGGTACCCATCTGGTGGGATTCAAAGCGGCGTTGACGCGCACGATCAATAGTTACGCCAACACCAATGATCTCTTGAAGAAGGATACGGAATCGCTGAGCGGCGACGATGTGCGGGAAGGATTGACCGCGGTCGTCAGCGTGAAGGTGCGGAACCCGCAATTCGAGGGACAGACCAAGGCGAAACTCGGCAATAGCGAAGTGAAGGGCATCGTCGAAGCCGCGGTGAACGATGCGCTCGGCACCTACTTCGAAGAGAATCCCCCCGTTGCCCGCAAGATCATCGGCAAAGCCATTGATGCCGCGCGCGCCCGCGAAGCCGCGCGGAAAGCGAAAGACCTCATACGGCGAAAAAGCGCGCTGGATGGCGGATCCCTGCCAGGCAAGCTGGCCGATTGCTCTGAAAAAGATCCGGCCTTAAGCGAGTTATTCATCGTCGAGGGAGATTCCGCCGGCGGCTCGGCCAAGCAGGGCCGTGACCGGAAGTTCCAGGCCATCCTTCCGCTCAAGGGAAAAATTCTCAATGTCGAAAAAGCTCGCTTCGACAAGATGCTCAGCAGCGACGAAATCCGCACCCTGATTCTGGCGCTTGGCACAGGTATCGGCCGAAAGAAAGAAGACTCCGACAAACCGGACAAGGACGCGTTCGACATTGCGCGGACGCGGTATCACAAGATCGTGCTCATGACCGACGCCGACGTGGACGGCAGTCACATCCGCACGCTGCTGCTCACCTTCTTCTTCCGTCAAATGCCGGAGCTGTTGGAGCGGGGCTACATCTACATCGCGCAGCCTCCCCTCTTTAAAGTAAAGAAAGGCAAGACCGAACGGTATCTCAAGGATGAGCCGGCGATGAACGAATATCTCGCGGATCTCGCCGTCGAGGGGGTGGAAGTCGCTCTCGAGAATGGCCGGGAATTCGTCACAGGTCGCCGATTGCTGCCGATCCTCAAAAAGCTGATCGCCTTCGAAAGTCTTTTGCATAAGGTCAACAAGAAGCACCATGAAGCCAACATGCTGCGGGCGTTTGTTGATGAACCGGCGTTGACGCGAGAAGTCTTGAAGGATCCGGCGTCGCTGCGGACGGTCGTTGATCGGGTGAAGGCCACACTGGCATTGGTCTACCCGAAGGCGGAGCCGACGATCGATATTCTTGAGGACGAAGAACATCAATCGAGCAAACTGGTGTGCAAAGTCGCCACGGGCGGCATCGCCTATGAGTTGCAGGTGACGCACGAGCTGGTCGGATCGGCGGACTTCCGCGAGTTGCAAAAACAGGCCCCGTCGGCCATTGGGCTGGGTAAACCTCCGTACAAGATCAGGATCAAGGAGGCCGAGGTCCTCAAGAATGGTTCAGCCGAGCTGGTACAGGCCATCCTGGAGGAAGGCAAACAGGGCTTGAACATTCAACGGTATAAAGGTCTCGGCGAAATGAATCCGGGCCAGCTCTGGGAAACCACCATGGACCCCGAGAAGCGGACCTTGCTGCGAGTCAACCTGGAAGACATGACTGGAGTGGATGAGATTTTCACGATTCTGATGGGCGACGAAGTGGAACCTCGGCGCAATTTCATTCAGCAACATGCGTTGGAAGTCAGGAACCTGGACGTATAGCCGGTCCTGATCGCGAAGACGACAACTTGGTTCTGTGAATTCGTAGGATGCTTAAAATGGCGCTTCGGCAAGGCCGCAGGCGAGAGAGGACCGGAGGCGTACCCTCAGGGGTACGTTGAGGACCTTCTCGAGCCGAGAACGAAGCCGAGGGACATTTTCAGCATCCATGGAGGGTAGATGCCGCCAGATGAACGCTTAGGTCAAATTGCGATCGAAGACGAGATGCGTTCGTCGTATCTCGACTACGCGATGAGCGTGATCGTCGGACGCGCGCTGCCCGACGTGCGGGACGGCTTGAAGCCGGTCCACCGTCGCATTTTGCACGGTATGAACGAGATGGGGCTGGCCGCCAATCGGCCCTACCGCAAGTCGGCGAAAATCGTGGGCGAGATCATGGGTAATTACCATCCCCATGGCGACTCGGCGATTTACGACACCCTGGTGCGCATGGCGCAGAACTTCAACATGCGCTACATGCTGGTGGACGGCCAGGGCAACTACGGGTCGATGGACGGCGACGCGGCGGCGGCCATGCGGTACACCGAAGCCCGATTGACCAAGCTGGCCGAAGAGTTGCTGGCGGATATTGAAAAGGAAACGGTCGATTTCGGTCCCAACTACGACGAGTCGCGTGTCGAGCCGCTGGTCTTGCCCTCCCGGGTGCCGAATCTGCTGGTCAACGGAGCGGGCGGCATTGCCGTCGGCTATGCGACGAACATTCCGACGCATAATCTGGGCGAAGTCATCGAAGGATTGCTCTTGCTGTTGGAGAATCCCGACGTGACGATTGCGCAGCTGATGAAAAAAATCCCCGGGCCGGATTTTCCCACCGCCGGATTCATCTACGGCACGTCCGGCATTAAGGATGCCTATGAAACGGGGCGCGGGCTGCTCACGGTCCGGGCCAAGGTCGCCATCGAGACGGACGAACGCACCGATCGCGAGCGGTTGATCATTACCGAAATTCCGTACCAGGTGAACAAGTCGAAGCTGATCGAGAAAATTGCCGACCTGGCGCAGGAAGACCGCGTGACGGGCATTTCCGATATCCGGGACGAGTCCGATCGCGAAGGAGTCCGGGTGGTCATCGAGCTGAAGCGCAATGAGATTCCGCTCGTGGTGTTGAACAATTTGTATAAACACAGTCAGCTGCAGACGACCTTTGGCGTCAACATGCTGGCGCTCGTCAACAACCGGCCCGAGGTGCTGAACCTCAAGCGGATTCTGGAGGCTTTTGTCGAGCACCGGCGCGAAGTGGTCGTGCGGCGCACGGCGTACGATTTGCGCAAGGCAGAGGAACGCGCCCATATCCTCGAAGGGCTCAAGATCGCCCTGGACAATCTGGATGCCGTCATTGCCCTCATCCGGCGTTCGCAATCGCCAGACGTGGCGCGCGCGGGCCTGATGCAGCAGTTCCGATTGTCTGAAATCCAGGCCAATGCCATTCTCGACATGCGTCTCCAGCGGCTCACGCAACTGGAGCGCGACAAGTTGGTGGAAGAGTATCGTGAAGTGCTGAAGACGATTGAATACCTGCGCTCAGTCCTCGGCAGTGAAGCGTTGGTGCGCAAGATCATCCGCGATGAACTGACGGAGATCAAAGAGAAGTATCAGGACGAACGCCGCACGAAGATTGTCAAAGAAGAAGCGGAGTTGACGCTCGAAGACCTGATTGCCGAAGAGGAAGTCGTCGTGACGATCTCCCATGCCGGGTACATCAAGCGGAACGCGGTCACGCTCTATCGCGCGCAACGGCGGGGCGGCAAAGGCAAGATTGCCATGGGGATCAAGGAAGAGGATTTTGTCGAAACCCTCTTCACGGCCTCCACGCACGACGCCCTGCTGTTCTTTACCGACGCGGGCAAGGTCTATTGGCTCAAGGTGCACGAAATTCCCGAAGCAAGCCGGGCCGCCAAAGGCAAGGCGCTGGTCAATCTGTTGGCCCTCTCCAAAGACGAAAAGGTCACGGCAACCCTGCCGGTGAAAGAGTATCGCGCCGATCGGTTTGTCATCATGGGCACGAAGCAGGGCGTCATCAAGAAGACGGAACTATCGGCCTACAGCAATCCGCGCCAGGGCGGCATCATCGCACTGTCGCTCGATGCGGGTGATAAATTGATCGGCGTGGATCTCACCGACGGCCAGCGCGAGATTCTGTTAGGCACGAAGCAGGGCATCACCATCCGCTTCAAGGAGGAAGATGTGCGTGCCATGGGGCGCACGGCTCACGGCGTGCGCGGGATTACCCTCGAGCCAGGCGATGAAGTCATCGGCATGGAAACCATCACACCCGATTCCACCACGGCGATTCTCACCGTCACCGAAGGCGGTTACGGGAAGCGCACGCCGGTGAACGAGTATCGCGTGCAGGGCCGCGGTGGCAAAGGCATCATCAGCGTCAAGACCACGGAGCGGAACGGCGCGGCCGTCGGATTCCTCCAGGTTCGGGACGAAGATGAAATCATGCTGATGGCGGCGCAGGGCAAAGTGCTGCGCTGCAAGGTGGACGACATCCGTGAAATCGGGCGCAACACGCAAGGGGTGCGTCTGCTGGATATGGATGGTGATGAGGATCGCGTGGTCGCCGTGGTGCGGTTGGTCGAACGCGAAGAAGGGGTGCCCGAAGAGGGCGAGTCGTGATTCCGTGACCGGCGGGGGAATCAGGCGGCCCTCACCATGGTTATGAACCACCAGAATCCGCCGCCGGGCGGGGTTCCCGCGAGGCCTTCCGGTAAGCGTCCGCTGGATACGGTTGTGAAATTGGCGCTGGGCGTCCTGTTCAGCTCTTTTGCCCTGATCTGGGGCGGCATGTTTCTCAGCCGGCCGGATCGGTCCATTCCTCCTTACAGCATCGGGTCTCAGGAGCGCGCGATCGTCGCGGTGCACGTACCCTCCTGGACCAGCGATACTGAGATCGAAACGTTGATCGAGCGATTCCGGAAGGTTGCGGCGGAAACCCGGAATTTCGGCAGCATGAAAATCCAGCCGACGACTCCGGACGATCCCAAAGGCCGCTACCAGCACATTGCGATTTATATCTTCACCGACGAGGGGTGGACGGAACCGGAAATCCTGCACAGGTATGTGACGGGCGAGGACCCGGCGGTGCGGGACGGATTTGAGGGATCGGTACGTGGCTCCTACCGGCTGGACGAGCAGGAGGAGGAAGGCCGTATCGGGCCGGTTCCGAAAGGCAAAGACAGCGCGGCCACCGCAGCGTATTCGCGGCAGTTGTTCAAGGGATCCGTCGCGAAGCGTCAGGCGTCACAGACAACGCCTGCACCATGACGGCCGCGAGTTGTTCCCGGAGGGCCGGATCCTGAATGGCCTGCGTGTGGAGCGTGGCTTCCCGCACCAATTCGGCGCTCGGCTGGGATGGAGTGGCTTCGAGGGCTCCGGCCGGCGGGCTTGTTACCCGCTCCGCAGAAAACTCCCCAATGCGCAGCACGATGTCAGTCACCAGCGTGTCCCCGGCCATCCCGTTCACCTTGTCCAGCAGCACCGGCTTAAGAAAAGTCAGTTGCTGCAGCCACACGGAGTTCTGGACATAGACGTGGAGTTTTTTGAATCGGATTTGGTCGGGGCGCGTGTGGGTCGCGATCGGTTCGCCCACGATGTCGGGCCAATGGCGTCGCAGGCGTGCCTCAAAGAGTTTGCTCTCCAGGCCCAACCGATGGGCGACACCTGCTAGAATGGTGCCGAAGGAATCAAGCCGGCTGTGTCCTCGCATGGCGGCATCATATCAAAATGCGGGTGGGTGAAACAGCAGTCGCCGCTTCAACATGACCAAGACGCAGGATAAAGACGATCAGTACCAAGTGGTGGCCACCAACCGGAAGGCCTACCATGACTACTTTATCGAGGAGAAGTTCGAGGCCGGCGTCATCCTCCGTGGAACCGAGGTGAAGTCGCTGCGCGAGGGCCGTGTGAACCTCCAGGACAGTTATGCGTCGGTCGATGACGGTGAGGTGTACCTGAATCACTGCCACATTAGCCCCTACTCGCACGGCAACCTGATGAACCATGATCCGCTCCGAAAGCGGAAGCTCCTGCTGCATCGCAAGGAAATCAACAAACTGATCGGGAAAACCCAGCTCAAGGGTCTGACCCTCGTCCCTCTGCGCATCTACTTTTCCAAACGCGGCCACGCGAAGGTGGAGCTGGCCCTCGCCAAAGGGAAAAAGCAGTACGATCGCCGCGAGTCCATCAAGGCTCGTGAGGCTGGCCGCGAAGTCGAACGGGCGATCAAGAGCCGGAAATAGCGGATTCCCACTTCCTGATTGGCCGGTGCGCCGTCTCTTCCTGCCGAGTTGAATCTCGTGAGAGGCCTTGCCCCCTGGTTCGGCCAGATGCCCCTTCTTGCTGGCAGGGTGTTCCTTCGGGGAGGCTTCTCTTGCGCTCGCGTAACGTAAAGGTTGGTCCATGGACAAACCCCGGAGAGGTATGCGCGAGGGAGATATTTGCTCTTGACTTTGTCCTAACTAGAACTATTATAGTGGGGTGCAGGCAGCCTGGGGGCCGCCGCGTCCCCGAGTTGAAATCGAGGACGTTTGGTGACTTCAACCAGGAGGGGTTCCATGAAGGCGCTTTTTTCGACTGATGATAGCTGGGCCGGTGCGATTTTGCGGCTGACCCTGGGGCTGGTGATGCTTCCCCATGGCGCTCAAAAGTTGCTGGGAATGTTCGGCGGGGTCGGATTCGATGGCACCATGGGATATTTTACTCAAAAAATGGGACTACCCTGGATCATCGGGTTTCTCGTCATCATGGGGGAGTTTTTCGGCAGCTTGGGGTTATTGGCCGGTCTATTGACGAGATTCACGGCTGCCAGCTTCATCGTGAGCATGCTTGGGGCTATTGTGACGGTGCACCTGCCGGTCGGCTTTTTTATGAATTGGTCCGGACAGCAGCAGGGCGAAGGATACGAGTATCACCTGCTGGTGATCGGATTGGCCGCAGCCTTGCTGGTGACGGGAGCCGGTCGAGGGTCAGCGGATAAGCTCATCGCGGAACGGCTCGCCTAAGGCAGAAAGGGTACTACAGCGATGTTGGTTGTACTGGGCGCCACAGGACATACGGGATCGGTCGTTGCGGAGAGGGTGCTGGAACGAAAACAGCCATTGCGGATCGTGGTGCGCTCGGCTGAGAGAGGGACGAGCTGGGCAGCCAGGGGAGTGGAAGTGGCCGTTGCCTCGCTGGATGACCAGGCTGCTCTGACGAAGGCGTTGCAAGGAGCATCGAGCGTGTATCTGCTGATCCCGCCGAACTATGGCGCGACGTCGTGGCTTGCCGAACAGCGGCGGCGGATAGACCGGATCGCGGAAGCCGTGAAGGCGAGCGGGATTGCCCAGGTGGTGTTGTTATCGTCGATCGGCGGACAGCTTCCGGAAGGAACGGGGCCGATTCGCGCTGCTCGGTATGGCGAGCAAGCACTGACCGCGGTGGCGCGTCATGTAACGATTCTGCGGCCCGGTTACTTTATGGATAACTGGGCGTCTGGCATCGGGTTGGCAAAGGAACAGGGCCTGCTGCCCTCCTTCATTCCGTCCCGGCTGAAGATGCCGATGATATCCACGGAGGACATCGGTCGTGTGGCGGCGGATCGCTTGATGGCCGCAGGCAGGGGCCATACGATTGTAGAACTCGCGGGTCCGGAAGAGTACAGTCCTGAGCAGGCGGCCAGCGCGTTGAGCAGGATTCTCGGGCGAGCGGTCGTCGTCCAGGACGCGCCGCTGAGCGCGGTGGTCCCGACATTCACGTCATTCGGGTTCTCCACCGAAGCGGCTGGATTGTTTGAAGAGATGTACGCATCTTTTTCCAAGGGCGCCGTTGGGTATGAGCGTCCCGAGTCCCTCGTGCGGGGAACGATCTCTCTCGCAGAGGCCTTGCGGGAGATGGTGTAAGAAAGGAGGCCGAGATGCGAACCGAGACCATCACCACCAAAGAGCTCGTGGGAGTCTATCAGGCAGGGTCTCAGCATATGGTCGGGGACGGGTTTCCGGTGCGGAACATGATTCCGGGCGCCGGGGTTGAGGAACAATTGTCTCCCTTTTTGATGCTCGATTATATGGGGCCGGAGGAATTTCCGCCGACCTCTCGCCGGCTCGGCGTGGGTGAACATCCACATCGGGGGTTCGAAACAGTGACGATCATGTATCACGGAACAGTGGCGCATCGTGACTCGACGGGCAGCGGAGGCGTCATCGGCCCCGGCGATGTGCAGTGGATGACGGCCGCATCCGGCCTCGTGCACGAGGAGCTGCATGAGAAAGAGTTTGCGAAAACAGGCGGCCTTTTGGAAGGGGTTCAACTGTGGGTGAACCTCCCGAAGGCGTTCAAGATGACGCCGCCGCGGTATCAGACCTTGCATAGCAGCGATATTCCGACGGTGGAACTCGGCGGAGGAGCTGGCCGGCTGCGCGTGATTGCCGGAGAATTTCGCGGAGTGACAGGGCCGGCGAAGACCTTCAGCCCGGTCCACCTGTATGACTTGCGCCTGGCGGCAGGTCACCGGGTGGAACTCGATTTGCCCGAGGGATTCAATTCATCCCTGTTCGTGCTCCACGGGCAGGTGGTGGTGAACGGGTCTCAGGCGGTGGAGGAGGTGGAAATTGGGCTGTTCGGACAACAGGGTGAGCGGGTGGTGCTGGAGGCAAAGCAAGAGGCCACCATGCTTGTGCTGAGCGGAGAGCCCATTGCGGAGCCGATTGCCCGCTACGGTCCGTTTGTGATGAACACGCGCGAGGAGATCATTCAGGCCGTGCAGGATTACCAAGCGGGAAAGATGGGACATTTGTCATGACCGGGCCGGTGCTGACCATCGACATCTATTCCGACGTGGTCTGTCCCTGGTGTTATGTCGGGAAGCGACGGCTGGAGCAGGCGCTGGAGTCGACGGGCAGACAGGAGTCCGCCCTGGTGTTCTGGCGCCCGTTTCAGCTGAATCCGACCATGCCGAAGGCCGGGATGGATCGGCGCGTGTACCTCGAAGCGAAGTTTGGCGGGCCCGGGGAACTGCAGGCGATTCAGAATCGAATTTCGGGGGCTGGCGTGAGTGCGGGCATTGAGTTCGCGTTCGAGCGTATTGCCCGCACGCCAAACACGTTTGAGGCCCATCGGTTGATCTGGTTCGCCCAGCAGCAGGACCGTCAGGATGCCGCTGCTGAAGCACTCTTTCACGGATACTTTTCCGAGGGGCTGAATATCGGAGAGCCCGGGGTGTTGGTGTCCCTTGCCGATCGGGCCGGCTTGGACGGGGCAGCGGCCGGTCGTTTCCTGGAGAGCCATGACGGGATTGAGGCGGTTCGACAGGAAGAAGCACGCGGTCGCCAGTTGGGCATCAGAGGCGTCCCCTACTTTCTGTTGAACGGAAAGACGGTGGTGTCGGGTGCGCAGCCGGTCGAGACATTTCTCGCGGCGATCGAGCAGTCAACCGGGTGAGGAGAAATGGACATGGCGGTTCAGGTCTACGGATGCAACCATATCGTGATCGAGGTCACCGATGCCAAGAAGGCCGTGAAGTTCTATTCGGATGTGTTCGGCTTGCAGATGTTGCGCGGAGGGGAAGGCGCCGCCTGGTGCAAACTGGGTGAGCATCAGTTTATGGCGATTTTCGAAGTCGAGAGGTTGCAGCCGGATCGCGTAAAGCATTTCGGATTGATGGTTCGTGATGCCGATCAGATCAAAGAAGTCCGACGCAAGCTCACCAAACAGTACAAGCTGAAAATGGAGCCGCATTTCCGTTGCGATTTCCGCGACCCCTGGGGAAACCGCATTCAAGTAGGGGATCTGTCGGATGAATCGTTGGTCTGGCTTCTCCCCTATCAGGAAGTCCAGAAGGCGGGCGTCACCTTCAGGAAGCCCTCGCCTGCCCGGCGACGAACAACGAGATAGGACGCCTCATGCCGAGAAGGCCAGGCTTGCGAAAGATCCGGTCAAGGCCTATCCTCGCAAGCCTCGTGCGCGAGCTGGTTTCTCCCGGAAGAGCTCGGCGGGGACGGTAGACATGGAGCAGGAAGCGGCTGTGACCGAGGTGCGGAGAGTCTGGTCGGATAGAGGAAGGGTCTGTCGTGCCGGATACAACGTGGACTGACGTAGGGTCAGTTGAAGACCTAAAGCTCACGCCACTGCAGGAAGTCGTATCCGGTGGCACGACGCTCGCCCTCAGCTACAAGGACGGCCAGTTCGCGGCGATTTCAGGAATCTGTAATCACATCGGGGGGCCCTTGGGCGAGGGGCGGCTCGAGGGCGACTATGTCGTCTGCCCCTGGCACTACTGGAAGTTTCATCGCCGTACTGGTCTCGGAGAGCCGGGGTACGAAGACGATCAGGTCCCCTCCTATCCCCTGATCATCGAGAACGGCCGTCTCTATGTGGATCTGACCTCGGCCACGAAACGCCGGAAGCAGGCGAAGGCCCCGCATCCCCTGGCCCGTCCGATTGTGCGCGCCGAGGGCCCCATCCGCGTACTGGGCATTGCCACTACGGTGATGACGGCGGATCAGCCGCGATATAGCGCGTCCGACGCATTGCTGGAAGCCGCCTTGGAGCATGCGCGCGAGCAACTTCGGCTCGATACTCAACTCATCCGGTTGCGGGACCTCTCGTTCCGCTCCTGTGAAGGGTTCTATTCGAAAGCGGCGGAAGCCTGCACCTGGCCCTGTTCGATTACCCAAATGGACGCGGCGGATCAAATGGACCGAGTGTATGAGGGCATCGTACATTGGGCGGATGTGATTCTCCTGTCCACGCCGATCAGATGGGGCGGGGCGAGCAGCCTGTACTACAAAATGGTCGAACGGCTGAACTGCATTCAGAATCAGGAGACGATCGCCAACCGGCATCTCCTGAGGGACAAAGTTGCCGCCTTCATCATCATGGGCGGGCAGGATAATGTGCAGGGAGTTGCCGGACAGTTGATGACCTTCTTCGCCGAGGTTGGGTGTCAGTTTCCGCAATTTCCCTTTATCGCTCATTCGCGCGGTTGGAGTGCGGAAGACATGGAGCGGAACAATCGCGAAGTGCAGGCCAGCCGGGAGTTGCGTGAAGGGGCGGAAGCGCTTGTCACCCG is a genomic window containing:
- a CDS encoding VOC family protein → MAVQVYGCNHIVIEVTDAKKAVKFYSDVFGLQMLRGGEGAAWCKLGEHQFMAIFEVERLQPDRVKHFGLMVRDADQIKEVRRKLTKQYKLKMEPHFRCDFRDPWGNRIQVGDLSDESLVWLLPYQEVQKAGVTFRKPSPARRRTTR
- a CDS encoding DUF721 domain-containing protein, which encodes MRGHSRLDSFGTILAGVAHRLGLESKLFEARLRRHWPDIVGEPIATHTRPDQIRFKKLHVYVQNSVWLQQLTFLKPVLLDKVNGMAGDTLVTDIVLRIGEFSAERVTSPPAGALEATPSQPSAELVREATLHTQAIQDPALREQLAAVMVQALSVTPDASRRIP
- a CDS encoding disulfide bond formation protein DsbA gives rise to the protein MTGPVLTIDIYSDVVCPWCYVGKRRLEQALESTGRQESALVFWRPFQLNPTMPKAGMDRRVYLEAKFGGPGELQAIQNRISGAGVSAGIEFAFERIARTPNTFEAHRLIWFAQQQDRQDAAAEALFHGYFSEGLNIGEPGVLVSLADRAGLDGAAAGRFLESHDGIEAVRQEEARGRQLGIRGVPYFLLNGKTVVSGAQPVETFLAAIEQSTG
- a CDS encoding pirin family protein, giving the protein MRTETITTKELVGVYQAGSQHMVGDGFPVRNMIPGAGVEEQLSPFLMLDYMGPEEFPPTSRRLGVGEHPHRGFETVTIMYHGTVAHRDSTGSGGVIGPGDVQWMTAASGLVHEELHEKEFAKTGGLLEGVQLWVNLPKAFKMTPPRYQTLHSSDIPTVELGGGAGRLRVIAGEFRGVTGPAKTFSPVHLYDLRLAAGHRVELDLPEGFNSSLFVLHGQVVVNGSQAVEEVEIGLFGQQGERVVLEAKQEATMLVLSGEPIAEPIARYGPFVMNTREEIIQAVQDYQAGKMGHLS
- the smpB gene encoding SsrA-binding protein SmpB; the encoded protein is MTKTQDKDDQYQVVATNRKAYHDYFIEEKFEAGVILRGTEVKSLREGRVNLQDSYASVDDGEVYLNHCHISPYSHGNLMNHDPLRKRKLLLHRKEINKLIGKTQLKGLTLVPLRIYFSKRGHAKVELALAKGKKQYDRRESIKAREAGREVERAIKSRK
- a CDS encoding NAD(P)H-binding protein; the protein is MLVVLGATGHTGSVVAERVLERKQPLRIVVRSAERGTSWAARGVEVAVASLDDQAALTKALQGASSVYLLIPPNYGATSWLAEQRRRIDRIAEAVKASGIAQVVLLSSIGGQLPEGTGPIRAARYGEQALTAVARHVTILRPGYFMDNWASGIGLAKEQGLLPSFIPSRLKMPMISTEDIGRVAADRLMAAGRGHTIVELAGPEEYSPEQAASALSRILGRAVVVQDAPLSAVVPTFTSFGFSTEAAGLFEEMYASFSKGAVGYERPESLVRGTISLAEALREMV
- a CDS encoding Rieske 2Fe-2S domain-containing protein; translation: MPDTTWTDVGSVEDLKLTPLQEVVSGGTTLALSYKDGQFAAISGICNHIGGPLGEGRLEGDYVVCPWHYWKFHRRTGLGEPGYEDDQVPSYPLIIENGRLYVDLTSATKRRKQAKAPHPLARPIVRAEGPIRVLGIATTVMTADQPRYSASDALLEAALEHAREQLRLDTQLIRLRDLSFRSCEGFYSKAAEACTWPCSITQMDAADQMDRVYEGIVHWADVILLSTPIRWGGASSLYYKMVERLNCIQNQETIANRHLLRDKVAAFIIMGGQDNVQGVAGQLMTFFAEVGCQFPQFPFIAHSRGWSAEDMERNNREVQASRELREGAEALVTRAADLARLMLEARVTTAPLARGGRKAHQLDSEPTG
- a CDS encoding DoxX family membrane protein, producing the protein MKALFSTDDSWAGAILRLTLGLVMLPHGAQKLLGMFGGVGFDGTMGYFTQKMGLPWIIGFLVIMGEFFGSLGLLAGLLTRFTAASFIVSMLGAIVTVHLPVGFFMNWSGQQQGEGYEYHLLVIGLAAALLVTGAGRGSADKLIAERLA
- the gyrA gene encoding DNA gyrase subunit A, which codes for MPPDERLGQIAIEDEMRSSYLDYAMSVIVGRALPDVRDGLKPVHRRILHGMNEMGLAANRPYRKSAKIVGEIMGNYHPHGDSAIYDTLVRMAQNFNMRYMLVDGQGNYGSMDGDAAAAMRYTEARLTKLAEELLADIEKETVDFGPNYDESRVEPLVLPSRVPNLLVNGAGGIAVGYATNIPTHNLGEVIEGLLLLLENPDVTIAQLMKKIPGPDFPTAGFIYGTSGIKDAYETGRGLLTVRAKVAIETDERTDRERLIITEIPYQVNKSKLIEKIADLAQEDRVTGISDIRDESDREGVRVVIELKRNEIPLVVLNNLYKHSQLQTTFGVNMLALVNNRPEVLNLKRILEAFVEHRREVVVRRTAYDLRKAEERAHILEGLKIALDNLDAVIALIRRSQSPDVARAGLMQQFRLSEIQANAILDMRLQRLTQLERDKLVEEYREVLKTIEYLRSVLGSEALVRKIIRDELTEIKEKYQDERRTKIVKEEAELTLEDLIAEEEVVVTISHAGYIKRNAVTLYRAQRRGGKGKIAMGIKEEDFVETLFTASTHDALLFFTDAGKVYWLKVHEIPEASRAAKGKALVNLLALSKDEKVTATLPVKEYRADRFVIMGTKQGVIKKTELSAYSNPRQGGIIALSLDAGDKLIGVDLTDGQREILLGTKQGITIRFKEEDVRAMGRTAHGVRGITLEPGDEVIGMETITPDSTTAILTVTEGGYGKRTPVNEYRVQGRGGKGIISVKTTERNGAAVGFLQVRDEDEIMLMAAQGKVLRCKVDDIREIGRNTQGVRLLDMDGDEDRVVAVVRLVEREEGVPEEGES
- the gyrB gene encoding DNA topoisomerase (ATP-hydrolyzing) subunit B, giving the protein MAKDDQQDNSAKPKSDSYSADQIKVLEGLDAVRKRPAMYIGSTGVDGLHHLVYEVVDNSVDEHMAGFGEAIDVTIHIDGSVTVVDNGRGIPTGMHSTQKKSAAEVALTVLHAGGKFEQGAYTVSGGLHGVGISVVNALSEWLELEIWQDGQVFEQRYERGKPQAPLAVTGKTKRRGTKVRFKPDGQIFETLEFSFDVLAQRLRELAFLNKGLAITLKDDRKEKEQVFHYKGGIVSFVDHLNEAKTPLHKPIYVQTERADLILEIALQYNDGYAENLFSFANNINTKEGGTHLVGFKAALTRTINSYANTNDLLKKDTESLSGDDVREGLTAVVSVKVRNPQFEGQTKAKLGNSEVKGIVEAAVNDALGTYFEENPPVARKIIGKAIDAARAREAARKAKDLIRRKSALDGGSLPGKLADCSEKDPALSELFIVEGDSAGGSAKQGRDRKFQAILPLKGKILNVEKARFDKMLSSDEIRTLILALGTGIGRKKEDSDKPDKDAFDIARTRYHKIVLMTDADVDGSHIRTLLLTFFFRQMPELLERGYIYIAQPPLFKVKKGKTERYLKDEPAMNEYLADLAVEGVEVALENGREFVTGRRLLPILKKLIAFESLLHKVNKKHHEANMLRAFVDEPALTREVLKDPASLRTVVDRVKATLALVYPKAEPTIDILEDEEHQSSKLVCKVATGGIAYELQVTHELVGSADFRELQKQAPSAIGLGKPPYKIRIKEAEVLKNGSAELVQAILEEGKQGLNIQRYKGLGEMNPGQLWETTMDPEKRTLLRVNLEDMTGVDEIFTILMGDEVEPRRNFIQQHALEVRNLDV